A segment of the Pseudanabaena sp. BC1403 genome:
AAGTAAATAACTTGTTCTTTAGTCACAGTTGGAAAACCATCCAAAAAATCATCAATGGACTCTCCTGCTTTGAGATAATCCAAAAGTGTTTGTACTGGAACTCTTGTATTTGAGAATACAGTCGTACCACCCATAACATCGAGAGATCTGCTGATAAACTTTGAATCTCTAAACATAAATTTATGATATTTAGCTGCGTTTAATATTTTAGCAAATATTGATAGGTGATCTCCCAATCACCTATCTCACCCAAAGCGCGATCGCCTACCCACTCACCAAAAACACGATCGCCCAACCTCTCACTCAAAACACGATCGCCTACCCACTCACCAAAAACGCGATCGCCTAATCATCCACTCAAAAACGCGATCGCTCAATCACTCACAAAAAAGTAACAAATATCAACCTGCGAGTTTTTGACTCATATAACGATTTAAGCTAACGTTTTCTTCTGCGGCTTCCATTGCTAATCTGCGATGAAGAGATGGAGGAATACGAACTTGAAGTTTACCGCTATAGACCTTTTCGGCTATTGGTTCTGGAATCTTTTCTCCATTTGCTTCCATATCTGTTACTACATCTTTGACCAGATTTGTAATACCTTCGAGAGCATCCGAACGATTTTCATCAAGATAAGACAAACTAGGAAACTCTGCACATAATCCTGCAAATTCTTGATCTTCAACTGACCAAGTAATTTTATAGCTGTAGTGTTCATGGTTAATCATCTTTCACTCCCTCAATTTTTTCGATCGCTGCTAATACTTGTTTAACTTGATAAACTTTTGCCTTGCCATTCTTTTCTTGAATGTTAACGCGAGGGTCGCCTTGCCAAGGGGTTTTGTAGACACAATGACTCGTCCCTTGCTGTCGAGGCTCTCCAAAGTAATGATTGCAAACTTTTACTAAATCAGTGAAGTTAACATTTTGAGAATTCCTTTTTAGCTGAGCAACTATTTTTTCTACTTGTGCCATAAGGTTAGGTTTATAGTGAATATTAGTATCAATATTAATACTATGTCAAGCGATCGCCCAATCCCTCAAAAAACACGATCGCTTAATCCCTCACAAAAAACGCGATCGCCTAATCCCTCACAAAACACGATCGCCCAATCATCCACCTCACAAAAAAAGCGATCTTCAAGATTCGTTGATTAGATCAATTAAAGATTTGAGATCGAAGTACATAGTGCGATATGGAACAGAAGGAGGTAGCTCTTCCTCTGAGTTTACAAATCGAAATCCAAATTGCTCGTAAAATCCAGACGCATCATATGGTGTTTCTGGATCAGTGTCATAGAGCGCATCAACGGTCATGAATCTTATGCCTAATGTAATGACTAATTCTGTAGCTACATATTCCAAAGCCCACTCGACTAATCGGCGACCTGCTCCCTTTGCTCTTTGATCGGCAG
Coding sequences within it:
- a CDS encoding DUF433 domain-containing protein; the encoded protein is MFRDSKFISRSLDVMGGTTVFSNTRVPVQTLLDYLKAGESIDDFLDGFPTVTKEQVIYFLEELGRTFFSTAA
- a CDS encoding type II toxin-antitoxin system HicB family antitoxin, translating into MINHEHYSYKITWSVEDQEFAGLCAEFPSLSYLDENRSDALEGITNLVKDVVTDMEANGEKIPEPIAEKVYSGKLQVRIPPSLHRRLAMEAAEENVSLNRYMSQKLAG
- a CDS encoding toxin HicA codes for the protein MAQVEKIVAQLKRNSQNVNFTDLVKVCNHYFGEPRQQGTSHCVYKTPWQGDPRVNIQEKNGKAKVYQVKQVLAAIEKIEGVKDD